AACATATCTATTTCAGAATTGAATCGCTATAATAGTGGTTCTAGAAGTCGCACTCGCAGTGTCTATTCTGGTATTGGCTATGTATTTACATTCTACCTATTTGAACTATTTGAGTGCAGAATATAGATAACCAGAGGGacacctttaaaaaaaaaaattatgctctTTTTGGTTGCTCTTGACTCAATGACTCATGCAAGTCAAATTTAGGCTATCCAAAGTTGCTGGTTGCTTTTCCTCTGTATATATCTGTATCATGACTATTTCACTTGTCTTTGACAAACCGCAGCAGAAAACCTAGGCGAAACATAGTCTGTTTCACAATCTAAATTTCATCGAATTAGTCCCAGTGTCATTACTTTTGCTTTTTATTCTACTCACCGTGGCTGTAACACAATCCATATCTACTGGAATTGCTTACTGTTATGATAGACAGCAGATCTAACTAAAAGTTCACCTAAAATTACACAATTTGGATGAATTACACAATGACATTCCAAATACATTTTAAGACTGCTAAACTGCAAagtatttttgttttttcatcAGCTAGTTGATCAAACTTCTATGTTTTTGTTAGGGCTTAGTGACATAAAAGGTAAAAACGACTAATATATTCTCTCCGCGTCAAAAAGATAGGCTTGTTTTATGTGTAATTTGTATGTCAACTAGATTATCTTTTTGAAATGGAGGTAATAAGAAGTTGTTTTTTATGTGTAAGTAAGTTTGTTCTCATTTTGTGCGCCACTTTCTACCTTAAATACAATCCTGGTTCCTCCTCGGTACGTCTGTTCCCTGGACTGATTAACAACTCCGCCACATAAAGGAAATGTTATCAAGAAATTAAACTTCAATCTCTCAAATAAGAAACCATACCCGTGGCCAATTAAATTATCTCTGGTTAGTCCATTGACTAAGTGTATGCTTTCATTTAATCATGTCATTCCTGAGCTGCTGCGTTATGATAGCATACTGATTAGATTTGAATGTCGAAATTGGAATAGAAACATCTTAGCAATTTTGCTCAACTCCTTTATATTGTGTAAATTGGAGGCTCCTACTGAATTCAGTTATTTTTCTACTAATTGAAAATTTGTGTGTTTGCATTATTCGCGTGTTTGCCTTGTGTGTGAACTTCTTCTCGAATTATTTGAAGTTGGTTTGTTCATTGTGAGATTAATTGATGTCCTTAGTGGAGTAACGTATCAGCTAGGCCCCGATTACTTATATGCAAACATGAGAAGCTTTACTTTACATTAGTATAAAAGAATTGATCTTGTCTTGTCTTGCAtaaggaaacaaatataaacacttttgtagctcctactgAATATCTGTCGGAGCTAGGATTGTCTCTTAGTTGCTGCACTATACTGTTTCGACAGACGTCACTATTTTGCAGGAGTATGATAACATAATTGTTAGACAAGTTTTTTTTGGTGAAACGAGAAATACATAGATGGTGGAATTTCTTTATTTGCTTAGTCTTTGTATCCCTGGCATCCTAAATTGTTATTAGTTCTTGATTCAGTGTGAGTAGTCGTATTACCATCctgcaactgcaagatgaatcTTCTATATCTTTTCCGACATTTTAGGCATTATCAGCGTACATATAAGAAAGGCACATAAGAAATTAGTTTGATTCGATTTCGTCACTCTTGGATCACAGTTTAATAGAATGTACTAATTCAGATTGTTTATATGGAATCAGGGAACAACCAAATACCGTAAGCATTTTAAAGGAACAATGAAAGGAATAGCTCATCAAGGCAATCATGTCAGTTTTGGTAGTTATGCTCTTCAGGCACTTGATCACTCTTGGATCACAGCTAAACAAATAGAAGCAGGGAGACGAGTAATGACACGGTATACTAAAGGTGGTGGAAAACTATGGGTACGCATATATGCTGACAAACCTGTTACCCAAAAACCTGCAGAAGTGCGTATGGGTAGGGGGAAAGGAAATCCAGCATTTCGTGTAGCTGTTGTTCAACCATGTAGGATAATCTATGAAATTGGTGGAGTTACAGAAAACGTAGCCAGAGAAGCTATCAAGATAGCTGCATCTAAAATGCCTATAAAGACTCGATTTCTTATTGGAGACAAGCGCCCCAACGTCTGATCCCTTGGTAGTTCAGTCACATTCTGTATTCCATTGTCTGCTATGTTTAGAACATGATATTTTCTccaagttttcattttttttttaatgatattCGGAGAATTTTAGTGTATGGAACTAGATTTTTCAAGTGCAATAAGTTACTTGCAGAAAAATATCACAGTTGGGACATGTACCCAAGTGAAACTTTTTGCAGAATATTTTTGTTGATGTGGCAACTGCTTGAGCTCCTTTTACCTGTGACAAGTGCTGGTGGTTCAGTCAAGTTCCCTTGTACCTGTCATAAAGAGAAGGTAAGTTCTGATCCTCACATATTGCAGCTGTGCACAATTCCATGTTTTAGACTCTGCATGAATGATTTTCTCAGACTGTGCGTCTTTGTTGCCTCTTCTTGGACATGGTTCGTTTTTGGCAGATATGCAAACCCCAAGTCCAAGAGTGATTTCATTTACTTTAAGATTTCATGTCTGTAGAACTGACTGTAACGTTAAGAATGAGTTTTTAAGCTGCATATGTTTGCATATACGATACTACTAGTCTGCAAATGGACTGCAGCATGTTGGCTTAATCTTTCCAATGTTACTAAACTTGTCAGAAACTCCTCCAGCTATCGTGTACCTTAATCCAACCATCTTAGTCCTTTTGGGGTCTTCGCCAGGCTTGATGGCTTGTGCCCTGCAGTTTCTGCACCCCAAACACCCCTGAATTGCTTCAGGCCGCAGAGATATTCATTTCCTTACCCTATCCTATGTGCCTGTGCATCAGCAGTATTAGCAATGAAGCTCTTCCCACTTCTGGCAGAGGCGAAACTACCATCCCAGTTACAGAATGAAGGACATCCAAATATATTTTCTGCCCGACGTTCTGAAAAAACAAACTCCGATGACATCCTCCCGGCCGGTTAAAAAATTGGTTCCAAAAAATGATTATAGCTCCAACTAAAACTGGTCAAACAGGTTACCGGTAACCACCGCCTAAGAAAAAGTCAACGAGAAAAACAGAGTATCTACCAAACAGAACCTTAAGAGTCTTAAACCCTTAAATGATCTCGAAAATATCTCCTTTGACATTAGAAAATCAAAAAAGtacctctttttcttcttcaacgacGGAggtttaacaaaatcttgcctcCTTTGATTTTTCCAAATCTAGGGTTCCAAAAAATGAATCACCTTTTAAGGAAATCATGTACATCAATAGCTTCATCTTCGATTGCATCAAAGCAGACACTCACTGCTTTGATGCTTTCAATTGAATCTTTTCATACAGTTCCATCTCCATCACATCCCAGTGTTAGTAATGGCGAAAGGAGAGATTTTACTAAGGTTTTTGAGAGAGATGGAGGAAATGGGTCTCTGGGGGTTcgtcaatttcatttttcaactaATCCTTTAGAAATTAGGGCATCGTCTTTTTTAGGTAAAGCTGAGTTTGCTAATGTTAGTGATgattcttctgatgaagaaaagGTCTCTGTGGGTAGCAGTAAGAAAGATGAAGGTCTTGAGATTTCCAAGCTTGGGATTGAAGATGAGATTACTACAGCTTTGGCTAAGAGAGGAATCACCAAGCTTTTCCCTATTCAGGTTCTTATTGTTctcaattagggtttgatttctaGCTTTTCAATTGCTGATATTGATTGCATAAGTGTTACATTAGTGATTCCTACCTtcttttcagaaaaaatgatactttcagttttgcctaaaaataggccaaaaatgaaaagggggggggggggggggggggtgtgggagtatcacttttcctgaaacaaatTTTGTGGTGTGGTTTAGCTCATTTTTTGTGCTCATTGTGAAGAGAGCTGTGCTGGAGCCTGCAATGTCGGGGCGTGATATGATAGGTAGAGCAAGAACTGGTACAGGGAAGACACTTGCATTTGGGATTCCCATTATGGATAAAATCTTAAAGTTCAATGCCAAACATGGGTATGTTGTGTGTTTTGTTTCGCTTTTACTTTGAATGTTTTAAAGGGTTTGATTTGTAGTCCTGCTATGATTAAaatgtttttgttgttgtgttgAATATGAATAGCAAAGGAAGAAATCCATTGGCTTTGGTTTTGGCTCCAACTAGAGAACT
This is a stretch of genomic DNA from Papaver somniferum cultivar HN1 chromosome 1, ASM357369v1, whole genome shotgun sequence. It encodes these proteins:
- the LOC113323854 gene encoding uncharacterized protein LOC113323854 codes for the protein MNQLIRRSWSLMGSSSKQQTLNALMNSMDSLHLFQSQTSSSNGLMGAVRGFHVSNPLQIKSSPTGKGTTKYRKHFKGTMKGIAHQGNHVSFGSYALQALDHSWITAKQIEAGRRVMTRYTKGGGKLWVRIYADKPVTQKPAEVRMGRGKGNPAFRVAVVQPCRIIYEIGGVTENVAREAIKIAASKMPIKTRFLIGDKRPNV